A genomic segment from Brevundimonas mediterranea encodes:
- a CDS encoding DJ-1/PfpI family protein, with translation MQIAVLTLDGFNELDSFIAAGILNRMKSQGWAAHITCPTPEVTSMAGVTIQRQKPLEFLADADAVLIGSGIKTRDYAADPTFLSRLPLDPSRQLIGAQCSGTLLLAKLGLIGDLPACTDLTTKPWVIEAGVNVVDAPFVAHGNVATAGGCLASQYLAAWMIARLATLRDAEEAIHYVAPVGEKAEYVQRAMAAVTPFLNVGETRAA, from the coding sequence ATGCAGATCGCCGTCCTAACCCTTGATGGTTTCAACGAGCTGGATTCCTTCATCGCAGCAGGCATCTTAAACCGGATGAAATCACAGGGCTGGGCGGCCCACATCACCTGCCCCACGCCGGAGGTCACCTCGATGGCCGGGGTGACGATTCAGCGCCAGAAGCCGCTGGAGTTCTTGGCCGACGCCGACGCGGTGCTGATTGGCAGCGGGATCAAGACCCGCGATTACGCCGCCGATCCCACGTTCCTGTCGCGCCTCCCGCTGGACCCGTCGCGCCAGCTAATCGGCGCTCAGTGCTCCGGCACGCTTCTACTGGCCAAGCTGGGGCTGATCGGCGACCTGCCCGCCTGCACCGACCTGACGACCAAGCCTTGGGTTATCGAGGCGGGCGTAAATGTCGTTGATGCGCCGTTCGTCGCGCACGGCAATGTCGCAACCGCCGGCGGTTGCCTAGCCTCGCAATACCTTGCCGCTTGGATGATTGCGCGCTTGGCGACCCTGCGTGACGCAGAAGAAGCCATTCACTACGTCGCGCCCGTCGGCGAGAAGGCTGAATACGTCCAGCGCGCGATGGCGGCGGTGACGCCGTTTTTGAACGTC
- a CDS encoding prephenate dehydrogenase/arogenate dehydrogenase family protein: protein MTGEKEKLGLIGFGAFGRLTARHLSPWFDIHAHDPAATDADGHATLTDLAAAAACPTIILAVPVEALAATLTEIRPHLRPDALVIDVGSVKVKPARLMAELLPPGVRIVGTHPLFGPQSGKAGIAGLRLAVCEVRGKRDARRVAAFCRRALALKVFQVSPEDHDREAATVQGLTHLIARLLLAMEPLPTRMTTTSFDRLMQAVDMVRHDSPAVFRAIERDNPFAAEIRNRFFALADAARGELDGE from the coding sequence ATGACGGGGGAGAAGGAAAAACTCGGCCTGATCGGCTTCGGCGCCTTCGGGCGGCTGACGGCGCGGCATCTGTCGCCCTGGTTCGACATCCACGCCCATGACCCGGCCGCTACGGACGCAGACGGCCACGCCACCCTGACCGACCTGGCTGCCGCCGCCGCCTGCCCCACGATCATCCTGGCCGTCCCGGTCGAGGCCCTGGCCGCCACCCTGACCGAAATCCGCCCCCACCTGCGCCCCGACGCTCTGGTGATCGACGTCGGCTCGGTGAAGGTCAAACCCGCCCGGCTGATGGCCGAGCTCCTGCCCCCCGGCGTGCGGATCGTCGGCACCCACCCCCTGTTCGGCCCCCAGAGCGGCAAGGCCGGCATCGCCGGCCTGCGCCTCGCCGTCTGCGAGGTGCGCGGCAAACGCGACGCCCGCCGCGTCGCCGCCTTCTGCCGCCGCGCCCTGGCCCTGAAGGTGTTTCAGGTCAGCCCCGAGGATCACGACCGCGAGGCCGCCACGGTCCAGGGCCTGACCCATCTGATCGCCCGCCTGCTGCTGGCCATGGAGCCCCTGCCGACCCGCATGACCACCACCAGTTTCGACCGGCTGATGCAGGCCGTCGACATGGTCCGCCACGACAGCCCCGCCGTCTTCCGCGCCATCGAACGCGACAACCCCTTCGCCGCCGAAATCCGCAACCGCTTCTTCGCCCTGGCGGACGCGGCGCGGGGGGAACTGGACGGGGAGTGA